From Syngnathoides biaculeatus isolate LvHL_M chromosome 19, ASM1980259v1, whole genome shotgun sequence, a single genomic window includes:
- the cd226 gene encoding CD226 antigen, whose amino-acid sequence MRPAPFIVTGCRSAGLINAAFIFLSRAKMEVVQKERWYFMALVLLSFLKGPCADSVPEIETVTIHLQEGMVLDCLCPWDGNLTMVSWTKDPDTNSIAVFHPEYGIATTYNYRERIEFLRSTPMDGSISMKNVTHQDIGVYHCSVQTFPQGPWIRNIQVEDLDEPPEDNDKEDNAEVMEADVHVTAEPSSNLTMECNHERNHTTVHQVVVEHMGVGQPWVIIGICKRVEDVVLIEDYGERGQIICDQSLDVSLELSPVAQEDGGLYRCSFSTDAGLQTRTVMVTVPPSGGFRLSVFMMYVYLAIATAGLILLTFLLIILLMRRKKSRREESTDKLHPTQTQRWRRWWAREICGQVY is encoded by the exons ATGCGTCCGGCACCCTTCATTGTGACAGGGTGTCGCTCCGCTGGGCTCATCAATGCAGCTTTCATTTTCCTCAGCCGGGCCAAGATGGAAGTCGTACAAAAGGAGCGCTGGTACTTCATGGCACTTGTCTTACTCTCTTTTCTTAAAG ggcCATGTGCCGATTCCGTCCCGGAGATAGAAACGGTCACGATCCACCTACAGGAGGGAATGGTCCTTGACTGCTTGTGCCCCTGGGACGGAAACCTCACGATGGTGTCGTGGACCAAAGACCCAGACACCAATTCCATAGCCGTTTTCCACCCAGAGTACGGCATAGCCACCACTTACAATTACCGAGAGCGGATCGAGTTCTTGAGATCCACGCCGATGGACGGAAGCATATCCATGAAGAATGTCACCCACCAGGATATTGGGGTTTATCACTGCTCTGTTCAGACATTCCCCCAAGGCCCCTGGATCAGGAACATTCAAGTGGAGGATTTAG ATGAGCCTCCGGAAGACAACGACAAAGAAGACAACGCTGAGGTCATGGAGGCAGACGTGCATGTGACAGCGGAACCCAGCAGCAACCTCACCATGGAGTGCAACCACGAGCGCAACCACACGACCGTCCACCAAGTCGTAGTGGAGCACATGGGAGTCGGTCAACCCTGGGTCATCATCGGCATCTGCAAGCGGGTGGAGGACGTTGTGCTGATTGAAGACTACGGCGAGCGCGGTCAGATCATCTGCGACCAAAGCCTGGATGTCAGTCTGGAACTTAGTCCTGTCGCGCAGGAAGATGGCGGCTTATACCGCTGCAGCTTCAGTACGGACGCCGGCTTGCAGACCCGCACTGTTATGGTCACAGTGCCCCCGTCAG GTGGCTTCCGACTGTCCGTGTTTATGATGTATGTTTACTTGGCGATTGCAACTGCTGGACTGATTTTACTGACTTTCCTCCTCATCATCTTGTTGATGCGCAG GAAGAAGAGCAGACGAGAAGAGAGTACAGATAAGCTGCACCCAACTCAAACACAG AGATGGCGGCGGTGGTGGGCGAGGGAGATTTGCGGACAGGTCTACTGA